The genome window CATGGCACTGAGAATCAGTAAGTTTTCGGAAGAGAAAATGATCATGCAACGCCTGCTCTATGTGTGCCTGGGGCATATGTAGATGAAGCGCCATCAAAGGTTCACAATTATTGAACTTTCCAATGGGAGAAACTAAATTTAATACTTTATACTAGCATACCAATGTTgttaatgttaattaaaaaaattaaaaccagaGGAGTTAAATAAATTGTAATAGCAAAAGATGAATAGGGGGTTTACTTCTTCTTCCCATGTCTTCCTATGGGCTGAAGATGGAGGAACCCAGGATTGACCATTTTCTAGGGAATTTTCAAGTGCTCGAAGGCGTGCCCTTGACAAGTCATGCCTTACACGATGGTTTCTAGCGCTCCAACCAAAGGTGGAAGGGGATTCTGAACCTGTCACCTCTACAACTTGAGGCACAGGGTTTCGCAAAACATCACCATAACTTGCTGACTGACCAACAGCAGACTAAATTGAAAGACTAGATTAGTTACTAAAAATGAACAAGGGAAAATGAATATGTGACGGTTTcttggaaaaaatataaatgaatagaagcaggaaaaaaaggaaaagtaccATACTTCAGTTAGTCCATTTACATGCACAATGATGACTGTAATGTCATCTGTACGAGTTTCATACTGCAGCCAGAGCCGATAAGATTCTGCCACAATTGCAGCACAAGCATCACGAGGATCTTTAAATTTCACAACCTAGAAACATAACGGCAATTAAGAGacaaaatatgacttaaattgGATGATAAACCAAATCTAGGTTTAAAGTtgctttaaattaaatttacaaaacCTAGTTTTAAGACCAAATACACATGTCACTTGGCCATCATTTACACGTATCATTGTCAGAAATCTATAAGGGTTTGCTTCATGATTCAATTTAGACTTTGGAAAGATAGGTTGCAAGGTCATTGATGTGTCAAACTAGTCTGTACATAAGAAATTTCTGACCAAGCTTCTATGAATGAAGGCATGCCCGGTACATTCCACATTAACAGGACAGCTTGACAATAATAAAGCACCTCGacggaaaaagaaaatatcattcccccaaaaaactgattttttaaTACCCTTATTTACCCTACATGAGGGAGAAAGATTTACTAGATAAACACATGCTTATGGCACTGAAATGGATTACCAAAAGcatcatgcaattaaataatttgtgtcTCAAAATTAAGTTTCAATTCATTCTTACACATTTCAATTATTAGACTTAATTATAGACAAGAATTAAGCCACAAAATATTAACCAATTTGAGCATAACCCATGACTAGTTGATTATTGCACTAATAACAGAAGATTAAATTCAACAATTTTAAAAGtgaaactaataaaattttaatacttgTCGGGACTATTGCAGTAGCATTGCACCCTCCTAAAAATCATTTCTCTCCTTGGAATCAACTTCAGTCACAAAATGGTGTGCTTGGTTTCAATTGGATAGTGTGCTTGCAATTCTACAAATGCCAATCTTGCTTGAAACATACAAACAGCTTCATAATGAAAAGACTAATTTCTCCCTCTTACtttgtaaattatataaaaaaaaataaaaaagccacAATATGTTTTGgtgaattatcactaaaagtgATTATTCCTAACAATACTCACTCAAAGGTTCCCATTATTAAATAAAGGTTTTGAGAGTATAAGGAATAATAAAGAGCTTTGGAACTGTGGCTTCTGATGCTGAAGTGTGGGGTATTTGGATGGAGTATAATTTCAATTTCCAGAATTATCAGCTGTAGATTTCTTTCTCCACGCCTTTATATGGAAAATTGTGTTTCCCATAACTGCCTTGTGGCTTTATTTATGCCCAGGAGTGAATATTCAAAAAGTCCCGAGTTGCAAAAGTTGATTCTCCTAATTTTAAGAAAGATTCCTAATCCCTAATTCCTAATTCTAATTCCAGAACCGAGAGAGACACAGTAACTAACATTAATTGTGCCAGATCGTGATTGCAACTGAAACGAAATAATAACCTAGCCACCAAACTTCTTTAGTAGACCAAAAAAGCAATTTTCAACAACAGAAAccccaaagaaaagaaaaataaaaagaaagagaaaggaatatTATTTGCCTTTGCACAAGAATAAAGCTGCCTTAAAAGAAAAGCAAGAGACATAACAATAAGGGAGATCTAGTCTTCCATACCATTTCAACCACAGTCTGGCTAGACAAAAACTCAAACACCCCATCACTGGCCAGCACAAAGAAAGGGTGATCCTGTGTGAGCTCAAACACAACAATCTCAGGATTTGCCACAACCCCAATAGTCTCAGCAATGGAATCACCAATACTCCGCGTAAACGCCGTCCCCGGATACATCCCATTCGGCACCCACAACCTCGGAGGGTCACCATCATCACCTTCCTCAGTGCCCCAACACTGCACATCAGGGTTCTTCAACCCCTCAATCTGATCCATAGTAAGAACCCTCGCCCCACACATCTTCACCCTCTCCAGCTCATCACTCCTAAAAGGCGTCTGATCAATCGACAAATCAACGGCCACAACTTCCTTCCCTCTCCTCTCCGCGATCACCGCCCTCGAATCGCCGGAATTCGCCACGTATATCGTCCTCCCTCTCACCAGCACCGTAATCGCCGTCGTCCCGCTCATGCTGTCGTCCAAAACATCGTTGTGCAGCTGCGAATTCGTCGCTAAAAACGCCGCGTGACAAGCCTCAACAGGATCAGCACGGAATTTGGAGTTCCTGAGCAAATTCTCGCACAGTTTCCGCTTCACGAACTGAGAACACTGAGCTCCGAACTCGCCATGGCCGTCGAAGACGCCGAAGAAGTGGTCGTTAGGGCTCGTACCTGTACAGGTAAAAAGAACCTCACTCTCACTCACAATGAGAAAGAATCGAAGCATAGAACACACAGAAATAGAAACAGCGATAGAAAGACACAAAAATTTAACGAGAAACGATACCAAAAGGTGTGTGGATGCAGAAACTGTCTTGGTTAGCTTTATCGAGTGCATCGGGGTAGTAACCTCGTTGCGACAAGAACGAGTACCGCAATTCGAAGTTTCCGGAAGGAACATTCACGATTCGGGAACCGTCCGGTGGAAGAAACTGCGCGGAAACCCTAGCGAGTCTTCGGATTCCAGCTTCAGAGTCTCTGGTGATGCTCAATTGGTTCAATTGGTCTCTGATTTCGCCTTCTTCAACATCCGAAGAGGAAGGGGAGAAATTCACGACTTCGGCGACGTCGTTTCGCGCGATGGGGTCTCCGTTGATGCTGGAGCCTCTGCAATTGTCGCCTATGCAGACTCGCGAGTAAATGCAACCCATtgagaggagaagaagaaaaaaaatggaggaaACAACACTGGTGCTAAAATTGGCATCAAGGAGTTGGAGTAGAGAGAGACTAGTGTGGTGAACTAAAAGTTGcgtcctaattttttttatccatgcaaattaaaaatattatcaaaaaaatttataataaatcaccTATTATTACCTATTATTATGTGATTTAGGAGGAAGGAATTTTGAGAGGAGGGGGAGCCACAAATTCTTTGCAATAAATgagcatgatgatgatgatgatgatgatgatgatgcattTGGGAGATGAAATTAATGATGagtaattaaaagaaattatattgtCAATGTTGCAGTGTGGAGAAATTTGTGAAAATTGATAggttttgtgtttttggttggtttttcttaaaaatggtTGTTACTAATTGGAGTTTAGTTAGTTGATGGGGCGTGGTATTTGATGTAGTCGTGGATTGGATTGGATTTGGATGTGGCAAAAATGGTGTGGTTGGGTTAAAGAGAGAGAGtcaaaagaagaggaaaagggGAATTGATGAGAGAAGCAATTTTGGAAAGGGGCCAAGAGATGGCATTACCAGAATAGTGGCACTGTATGTAAGCCTACGGTTTATGATGAGAAACTTTACATGTTTGATTAAGTTTAGATACATGATTAGTTCTTTAGttaattcaaaaaaatcaaattttgtgaGACATACTTTGACTTCTAACATAAACTTAAAGATTCCAGTTCCCCTTATCATTAAGAATTATATGAGTAGGATGTAAATAAGTATGCATGATATGatctgttatttaattataaattataaattatcgtttgaattattttaaaaattaataaatttattatacataaaaaaattatgatgaaataattttatgaaaaattttacactataaatgtataactttttttctcaaattatatttattatatatttttcttaagagttaggtttagaaaaaaaaagacggGTATTTTGTTATATGAACTTCAagtatgtaataaaaaaaaattaaaaaatatttaacccaCAGTtattatatacttaaaattatcaattatatgTGTGTTTAGTTGTGTGTTTGGTTCTACTTCTCGGACTCGCATATTTCCAAATTAAGTATAGCTTTCTTCGATCATATCCCTGTCTACCAGTagtataagttaaaataattctgtatcaatttattattttacgtaaaaaaaattaatcactaaaatgacaaaaatttgaattcctattattaaaaagaagaaaagtgcGCACTGCGCATAGGATGGTGGGGAGAGTGAGTGAACAGAAGAGTGAGGGTGTTGTGTGGAGACGTATCAGTGCATGTGTAAGGTCAGAGTCAGAGCTTTTGTTAACGTTTTCACgcgccaaacctgttccttcaTGATCACTACCTTTCATTATGCCCACCATATGTCCTCGTGTTTAACATTATATActagtatttttctttataatttaatttcatttaaatgataattttgttttaaaattaaagtgaaaattattattattattattattagtttttagtCATAAGAGTCAAATTTGTGTTccactaatatttttatatgttaacTTATCTTTTTGTCATTTATGAACCATAAATTCCgggtttatttaatgaaaattttaactgCTTGTCACTGTTGTTACTAACAATGTATGTttgatttagtttattttttaaagaataattacttgtttttattaatttcttaaaataattttgaaaataaaaaaaaattataaaaaaatgatcattttaaagCATacactcattttttaaaaaggcataatttaatttcagtgaAAGTTTTTTCATTAGTTCATATTAATTTGTTTGAGTTTATACatctttttttattgagttgaattcataaaatttgatttacGTAATATTGATACTGCGTAATTCAAATAATtagttagaatttaaattttaaaaaattggtaagcattaaataaaaaatgattatatcAACAATGCTTATAATAAAATAGAGTatccttttcaaaaaaaatagagtatcaAAACTGGACCCGCTAAAAATTAGTTATCATGAAGTTCTATCATTCAGCAACCTTCGTAGGGTCATTAATTGATGGTTTCAGTGacagagttgttattttttcatcattttctgCATCATAATCCCTTCTTACAAGCTCTGCAATGAGTAGGATACACACACCATGATTGTTCCTGATCCAAGGATCCAGTGTATGTTTAGATTTAATTcaaaatgatgtgtaaaaattttgaaataaatctaGTGatctataaatttaattttacaaaagggtctaaatatttttatgaacttTATTTTGCTCCAAACTGATACATGTACCTGCTGATTCTAGCACTAACAATGCATGACCACAAGTGATTGATATCTGATAGCATTTAAGAAGTACTAGTATGGTAAAGAAGGATATCTAGGAAGTATGGTGTAGAAGACCATTTGGATCCACAATCATTCCTTATGACACATCATTTCCTTTTCTAGTTTCTTAGGTGGTCCCTCACtttcttttttccctttcttctcTAACTTTAATGCTCatccatttatttataaaaaattatcatggaCACTTTATAGTGCATGAAGGATATTCTTGAATCAATTTAATTGAATACAAATTATAGCAACTGAATTGAAAAAGTGACCGATTATTATACGGAGTAgtactaattataaaaatcaatttcaaaatattataataatatctacATTATTCAAAATCATCTAATCTAATAAgctgcaaaatatttttaagcctAGACATGTTTTAAATTCCAATAAATACGactctatctatttttttacgaaatattttattattactttagatcttgataattttttgtgttattttttattctttaccaTTAACTATAATTAATCTAGTACGTTaacaaaataagaatattaatcTGTTTGGGCtgattggaaaattctttttttattaaatgcaaATATTTGAAACGAAacgtatttgataaaattggaattgaaataattttaactcaattttaaaatatttttacattcatttttaaaatttagacaaaataattattgaatttagttttattttaaaaaaaaaacattccctACATTTGacaatgattattattattattattactatcaaCGGTGTTACTGTCACCATCACTAATGTCATTATTGTTGTAATTGATTCAATAAACTCAATTCTACTAATAATTTTATcctttgtaaaataattattttatgttataactatttttaagAGTTAGTTGTTAGAGACTTAAGCCATATATAGCTTAAGATGCTCTTCTATTGGACATTGtgattagtttttgtttttcattgtaaatttttcattctcttGTAATTGGAAAAAGttgttcaatttaattattttggagTCTAAGCTTGTTGCGTATTACTCATTCTTGGCTCAACAAATTGGTGTAATGAGCGTGGATCTTGAGTTATGGGTTCGGCCATGTATAAGGGTTGAGAAGTTCACTAGTCAAAATGACTTTGGACTCTGGAGGTTGAAGATGAGCCCTTCTGGTATAGCAGGGTTTGGTGGAGGCTCTTGAAGGAGTGGTCAAGCTTGAGAAATCAATGTCAAGTACAATCACCATTATAGATGACAATGGGTAGAGTCTTATAGTATCTGTTCTCATAgtcgtatttaaaaaaaatgtccatACTTAGTCTCATACCCACATGGGTAACAACTTTAATCCATATCCTCGTACTCGTTGAGTTCTTATATACTCATACTTGCGCTGTGATCCACATTTTACTTATGTAtgaagttaataaataaataaaaatatattaattaaaaaagttattacaaatagattaaaaatttattcttaattaagTAATCCAAACATAACTTAAAACACATTCACACATAATATTACATTCGGTCCCatatataagaaacaattacCTAATTCATCAAGATCAGTATAAGTggttagattaattaatttgtcataatttaatattattccaAGACTACTCATCACATTAAATGATTCAAGaggtgattattttttaaagataactttttAACCAATGAGTatacattattttattgataactcaATAATTAATGCCCCCACTTTCATGGAGAAATTATGAATGTATATCATTAATAAACCTCATAATTGATTAGGGATAAAATGGAAATTTAACAATAAAGTAGCcttatgtttcttataattaagatcaagaaaatgttgtcttttattttttatatataggatcgaaagtaatattaaaaataagtaaacatAATTGATTCGTCCAAACTTAAGTCATAAATAAACATTACAAAAATAAGTCATTAAATAAGTACAAATCTATATTACCAATTTGAAGCaccaaataacacaaaataTCAATTCACAATTGGAAGTCAATCTTAAAATAACTTGTTaacaaattcataaatttatacg of Glycine soja cultivar W05 chromosome 1, ASM419377v2, whole genome shotgun sequence contains these proteins:
- the LOC114418042 gene encoding protein phosphatase 2C and cyclic nucleotide-binding/kinase domain-containing protein-like isoform X3, producing MGCIYSRVCIGDNCRGSSINGDPIARNDVAEVVNFSPSSSDVEEGEIRDQLNQLSITRDSEAGIRRLARVSAQFLPPDGSRIVNVPSGNFELRYSFLSQRGYYPDALDKANQDSFCIHTPFGTSPNDHFFGVFDGHGEFGAQCSQFVKRKLCENLLRNSKFRADPVEACHAAFLATNSQLHNDVLDDSMSGTTAITVLVRGRTIYVANSGDSRAVIAERRGKEVVAVDLSIDQTPFRSDELERVKMCGARVLTMDQIEGLKNPDVQCWGTEEGDDGDPPRLWVPNGMYPGTAFTRSIGDSIAETIGVVANPEIVVFELTQDHPFFVLASDGVFEFLSSQTVVEMVVKFKDPRDACAAIVAESYRLWLQYETRTDDITVIIVHVNGLTESAVGQSASYGDVLRNPVPQVVEVTGSESPSTFGWSARNHRVRHDLSRARLRALENSLENGQSWVPPSSAHRKTWEEEAHIEQALHDHFLFRKLTDSQCHVLLDCMQRVEVQPGDIIVKQGGEGDCFYVVGSGEFEVLATQEEKDGEVPRVLQRYTAEKLSCFGELALMYNKPLQASVRAVTKGTLWALKREDFRGILMSEFSNLSSLKLLRSVDLLSRLSILQLSQISDSLSEVSFSNGQTIIDKNEVLALYIIQKGRVKITFDSDLLTGPNAYSLKPEIQNEDDAQSGKELSIEKPEGSYFGEWALLGENIGSLSAVAVGDVVCALLTKDKFESVIGSLQKISQEDHKSRDYSKELTTNYDFSSLDKVQLSDLEWRKTLYSTDCSEIGLANLRDSVCLL
- the LOC114418042 gene encoding protein phosphatase 2C and cyclic nucleotide-binding/kinase domain-containing protein-like isoform X4 — protein: MGCIYSRVCIGDNCRGSSINGDPIARNDVAEVVNFSPSSSDVEEGEIRDQLNQLSITRDSEAGIRRLARVSAQFLPPDGSRIVNVPSGNFELRYSFLSQRGYYPDALDKANQDSFCIHTPFGTSPNDHFFGVFDGHGEFGAQCSQFVKRKLCENLLRNSKFRADPVEACHAAFLATNSQLHNDVLDDSMSGTTAITVLVRGRTIYVANSGDSRAVIAERRGKEVVAVDLSIDQTPFRSDELERVKMCGARVLTMDQIEGLKNPDVQCWGTEEGDDGDPPRLWVPNGMYPGTAFTRSIGDSIAETIGVVANPEIVVFELTQDHPFFVLASDGVFEFLSSQTVVEMVVKFKDPRDACAAIVAESYRLWLQYETRTDDITVIIVHVNGLTEVCLLLVSQQVMVMFCETLCLKL